From one Rhopalosiphum padi isolate XX-2018 chromosome 2, ASM2088224v1, whole genome shotgun sequence genomic stretch:
- the LOC132921230 gene encoding uncharacterized protein LOC132921230 isoform X2: protein MLHTLQDNLDEIELSDQEIQVLLEKQNEILKTLEQLELRLNKLDVKFPDLKESSPLPKKQQPTQCNLHIKHESNSKSVINNSIENLIKNDTVVFADPEDPPYSLLALPILWPTVAWDITYHFHSSVSKNLKVLETIKAFKNVTCKNSKSIVKVFVIWQHIKPSPKVVRSPTNSSIGEVSLLRMFNQYLAILPLTAADQIKSDQTLDLINEIEYSANERSSELYNLIIDSNTKLDIINIVVWSLLYKKSKHPPMIEKWLSHFTKIIIV from the exons ATGTTGCACACA ttGCAGGACAATTTAGACGAAATTGAATTATCTGACCAAGAAATTCAAGTACTCTTAGAGAAACAGAATGAAATTCTCAAAACATTAGAACAACTTGAActtagattaaataaattagatgtTAAATTCCCTGATTTAAAAGAAAGTTCACCCCTTCCAAAAAAACAACAACCAACTCAGTGTAATCTACATATAAAACATGAAAGCAATTCAAAGTCTGTAATCAATAATAGTATTGAAAATctgataaaa AATGATACTGTAGTGTTTGCTGATCCAGAAGACCCACCTTATTCTCTATTGGCTTTACCAATCTTGTGGCCAACAGTTGCATGGGATATTACTTATCATTTCCATTCATCTGTATCAAAAAATTTGAAGGTATTAGAAACAATTAAAGCATTCAAGAATGTGACTTGTAAAAATTCAAAGAGCATTGTCAAAGTCTTTGTAATATGGCAACACA ttaaGCCTAGCCCTAAAGTGGTCAGATCTCCCACAAATTCGTCTATCGGTGAAGTATCATTGTTAAGGATGTTCAATCAATATCTGGCCATTCTACCACTGACTGCTGCTGATCAAATAAAATCTGACCAGActttagatttaataaatgaaattgaGTATTCGGCAAATGAACGAAGTTCAGAACTATACAACCTGATCATAGATTCGAATACAAAATTggacattataaatattgttgtatggtctttgttgtacaaaaaaagtaAACACCCACCAATGATAGAAAAATGGTTATCAcactttacaaaaattataattgtataa
- the LOC132921230 gene encoding uncharacterized protein LOC132921230 isoform X1, which yields MYKLKPVVRVPLLIENTSRMYKLKDLQQMSFDEVPKSEKSDKLQDNLDEIELSDQEIQVLLEKQNEILKTLEQLELRLNKLDVKFPDLKESSPLPKKQQPTQCNLHIKHESNSKSVINNSIENLIKNDTVVFADPEDPPYSLLALPILWPTVAWDITYHFHSSVSKNLKVLETIKAFKNVTCKNSKSIVKVFVIWQHIKPSPKVVRSPTNSSIGEVSLLRMFNQYLAILPLTAADQIKSDQTLDLINEIEYSANERSSELYNLIIDSNTKLDIINIVVWSLLYKKSKHPPMIEKWLSHFTKIIIV from the exons ATGTACAAGCTGAAACCGGTAGTCCGTGTTCCTCTGTTGATTGAGAATACATCCCGCATGTACAAGCTCAAAGACTTACAACAGATGTCGTTCGACGAGGTGCCGAAGAGCGAAAAGTCTGACAAG ttGCAGGACAATTTAGACGAAATTGAATTATCTGACCAAGAAATTCAAGTACTCTTAGAGAAACAGAATGAAATTCTCAAAACATTAGAACAACTTGAActtagattaaataaattagatgtTAAATTCCCTGATTTAAAAGAAAGTTCACCCCTTCCAAAAAAACAACAACCAACTCAGTGTAATCTACATATAAAACATGAAAGCAATTCAAAGTCTGTAATCAATAATAGTATTGAAAATctgataaaa AATGATACTGTAGTGTTTGCTGATCCAGAAGACCCACCTTATTCTCTATTGGCTTTACCAATCTTGTGGCCAACAGTTGCATGGGATATTACTTATCATTTCCATTCATCTGTATCAAAAAATTTGAAGGTATTAGAAACAATTAAAGCATTCAAGAATGTGACTTGTAAAAATTCAAAGAGCATTGTCAAAGTCTTTGTAATATGGCAACACA ttaaGCCTAGCCCTAAAGTGGTCAGATCTCCCACAAATTCGTCTATCGGTGAAGTATCATTGTTAAGGATGTTCAATCAATATCTGGCCATTCTACCACTGACTGCTGCTGATCAAATAAAATCTGACCAGActttagatttaataaatgaaattgaGTATTCGGCAAATGAACGAAGTTCAGAACTATACAACCTGATCATAGATTCGAATACAAAATTggacattataaatattgttgtatggtctttgttgtacaaaaaaagtaAACACCCACCAATGATAGAAAAATGGTTATCAcactttacaaaaattataattgtataa